A genomic segment from Anticarsia gemmatalis isolate Benzon Research Colony breed Stoneville strain chromosome 12, ilAntGemm2 primary, whole genome shotgun sequence encodes:
- the east gene encoding enhanced adult sensory threshold isoform X1 has translation MKTKQTKEEQDKSLDEDTVIEPKTRARKKASDIIEEEKKTSQDEPKTSKEAKKPVGKPKAVVKKRPLGIRKTLRSKQHAKALAAKDKGKNVIKQTVKRGRKTALKPDTENLEESLNKILKTVPLIPASEIKKEPVDETSPNSRSSSPKTAGRRQRVSSDMAMMKTMLGDSPGSLVLGPRTSPYSMRSERSNSPSLFEGKNLRSGKPRKVKNNLLSEVVMKEQKKRRRLHSDSKTSDTADTPEDCKKMKRGRSCSRDGSEISKCSDNTESDLSMSETLNDTDNSKELNKKLDKSKTDLDIDIENNVQISTIEKVPSLNIDSKLAETKLDAEPSSNTNAKDKKKLSLKRSTSLDSDNNNSNRVKLENLNTAEIEEKLLSKTDLTDPETLFKARSSILTSMSKTFNSKEMSKNIRKARRGRKVGAGMTRPAARLAAAKSVTPAAVTATSTPTSTITTDEVATADTAENPDTAPETIDTLTKEINDLINNLDQNIDGDHEMDADTSTTTDSISDQLQTKTASKFYGLAKPLNNGDNLPAPETPIKDKDTIPISNDNTPSKSDDSENIRLHYEEDPVEKPVDGKHEIKYKCTPVGIDKLMDRLKEFEEFDKRRQLESKAVDGKPVMVTNDVVLIPKSGDIKPLKDIQSVRSPEKPLEKENVLSCFENNSAISIVKRDQVRKSLDVDLPNSVTLIKRNSFSSRKESTSSNHSADAISIFEKSLGKDVTLTEIRKSVDKTPSARELPPHQVELHPYATLHPNPPQSLVGGLDSCQITITPRIVESILTNDGQVITKRKSRESLSRKSSESTIDTDDKMAMATIEKIKSPPVHQNVSPAVSATSAPVAIKSPEVTPVETEALPPPVESIKAVEDTAETKVESAKVTEPKKDEEDDKEVVTPLTVVEQIEPVVPPEEKVEVEVEKMEIDEKQQEKTEEKPEEATDIKEDVEEPKPEPVEVKPEEIRPLKSPRPKSARNSIESQPGPSNAFNETPESQKRKENVLRTLGLLTHKAAKEAKIEKLKEKERIYGSNLFMNKNKAKSSGGESSGTLKTVIKLNRGGDKKKHRSSLKMTFQKSKYRSGKPTPEVGEAPVEDDAYYTIERREGAAGAACDGGHRKTHYSNRLNSHDPEAAPEPVEPKETLNLVIPEKASSFSIHPGRLCMDQCFYCGGKFGLYDTPCHIAQIKSSARQKKVLDNEEKLTIDSCLCDACYRHVDRRANCPSYRKRPLGKQPLAAGEQPMQTSPTHISQSEKPASPPLEEDSEDEPQAPGTGAAGRVSLCHTEACTVAADHSIRRKWLIKMRSSVNKLLKLKCDYPGLHTIPLCGEHYRCLAPLMACVLCRRRLTKHHNVHFIHHGYLELNPHLSAAGIPVQFTERPVLCKGCRYYCTLLQRPGHNDPFAKTHRRKLLQAYNIEVPPSSENETEEVQEDGKLKKKQRAKSKQRNSTEPDNSESSERTNDSTPEKDKQKDNESDKEPPIEEDIESLISSNRILVPNAKSGESAPHSDGSEAEAMDMEAPILPIDKQTELQYLLQKQNNPAQFLPKPNLTQKQRNILKIQNMPGIQKPGQHHRINEKNAKRIHKLGQIVVHKEKTRKEEIIDEVMKDGMPILKNITLNDECTIESIPNKRPADINTLKNKWQMSESFSQVKKNLSELSKNKDHKKISEVKYSNPVKRLETNPSISVRELFPGEEEMNLQCNIEFNNVKGVTPEGWEKCNTLIQYDVETKKLWNELQRPYGNQSSFLRHLILLEKYFRSGDLVLSHNASPHAANYSDSVQSRLRAYDNVVNDTPRRSEPAISLIEFRKKPSMNGKSLLKSNQNDTEKDHKKFMPPPGALPKAKSKAEKAKSKPLPPELIAINTPNAQGRKAIQNVLHNIQQLVKGVSASDPTEIAAAPLPATVVTAKLDPPPKEKKDTPKKDETPKKTKTTSKPWRPTLMPITPENLAKIAREPTQVAVDGRTLPSLVQVMSAGKRFHITLQDYNKMCIMRREKLQQLQDGEKTKRQSTDETTVVTEIQPSTMLGNGGTVVQNISPEDKKEAAELGQIGTNAATILKNVGLKNITIAPIPPKTATVTSQTVASPVVSSPSLLVTSTPIKIPQLGPAVSIVSETVLSPPVISSHNMIMPKIPKSLTVIPQTVMATGQVSSPASPAVDNPRP, from the exons atgaaaactaaacaaactaaaGAGGAACAGGACAAGAGTTTAGATGAAGACACTGTAATAGAACCCAAGACCCGAGCCCGCAAGAAGGCCTCAGACATCATCGAGGAGGAAAAGAAAACCAGCCAAGATGAGCCTAAAACTTCCAAAGAAGCTAAGAAGCCAGTAGGTAAACCTAAAGCTGTTGTCAAGAAGCGACCTTTAGGCATCAGAAAAACTTTGAGAAGCAAACAGCATGCAAAAGCTCTTGCTGCCAAAGATAAAGGCAAGAATGTTATCAAACAGACTGTgaagagaggaaggaaaactgCACTGAAACCTGACACTGAGAATTTAGAAGAGTCTCTCAATAAGATTCTCAAAACCGTCCCACTGATACCGGCCTCTGAGATCAAGAAGGAGCCAGTTGACGAGACATCTCCTAACTCTAGGTCCTCCAGTCCCAAGACTGCTGGGAGAAGACAAAGAGTCAGCTCTGACATGGCCATGATGAAGACAATGCTCGGTGATTCCCCAGGCAGTCTGGTGCTGGGTCCTCGCACCAGCCCTTACTCTATGCGCTCTGAGAGAAGCAATAGTCCCTCACTGTTCGAAGGCAAGAACCTGAGAAGTGGGAAGCCTAGGAAAGTCAAGAACAATTTACTTAGTGAAGTTGTCATGAAGGAACAGAAGAAGAGGCGTAGACTACACTCAGATTCTAAGACTTCAGACACGGCTGACACTCCTGAGGACTGTAAGAAGATGAAGCGAGGACGCTCATGCTCCCGGGATGGCAGTGAGATCTCAAAGTGCTCGGACAACACTGAGTCAGACCTGAGTATGAGTGAGACACTCAATGACACCGACAACAGCAAGGAGCTCAACAAAAAACTAGATAAATCCAAGACTGACCTAGATAtagatattgaaaataatgtacagATCTCGACTATTGAAAAAGTGCCTTCTCTTAATATTGACTCCAAACTAGCTGAAACCAAACTGGACGCAGAACCTAGTAGTAATACAAATGCAAAAGATAAGAAGAAATTGAGCTTAAAAAGAAGTACTTCATTAGACTCAGACAACAATAATAGTAATAGGGTAAAATTAGAGAATTTAAATACAGCAGAAATAGAAGAAAAATTATTATCCAAGACTGATCTGACTGATCCTGAAACGCTTTTTAAAGCTCGTAGTAGTATATTGACTAGTATGTCCAAGACATTCAACTCTAAGGAGATGTCGAAGAACATAAGGAAGGCGCGGCGAGGGAGGAAGGTGGGCGCGGGCATGACGCGGCCGGCGGCGAGGCTCGCGGCGGCCAAGAGCGTGACGCCGGCTGCCGTCACGGCCACCAGTACTCCCACCAGCACCATCACCACGGACGAGGTAGCTACGGCCGACACCGCCGAGAACCCCGACACCGCGCCCGAGACCATCGACACTCTCACCAAAGAGATCAACGATCTCATCAACAACCTGGATCAAAACATTGACGGTGACCATGAAATGGACGCTGACACCTCCACCACTACCGATAGTATATCTGACCAATTGCAGACTAAGACTGCCTCCAAGTTCTATGGCCTAGCCAAACCTCTGAACAACGGAGATAACTTGCCCGCGCCTGAAACTCCTATAAAAGACAAGGACACCATACCCATCAGCAATGACAACACGCCGTCGAAGAGCGACGACAGCGAGAATATCCGCCTTCATTACGAAGAGGACCCAGTAGAGAAACCTGTGGATGGCAAGCATGAGATCAAATACAAGTGCACTCCGGTCGGTATTGATAAACTGATGGATAGACTCAAAGAATTCGAGGAATTCGACAAGAGAAGGCAGCTCGAGTCTAAAGCTGTAGATGGAAAACCAGTCATGGTGACCAATGATGTCGTACTGATCCCCAAGTCTGGTGATATAAAGCCACTAAAAGACATACAATCAGTTAGATCGCCAGAGAAACCTTTAGAAAAGGAGAATGTCTTGAGTTGCTTCGAAAATAACTCAGCTATTTCAATAGTCAAGAGAGATCAAGTTAGGAAGTCGTTGGACGTCGACTTGCCGAACTCAGTCACGTTGATAAAGAGAAACAGTTTCAGCTCTAGGAAAGAGTCTACAAGCTCTAATCATTCTGCTGATGCTATCAGTATATTTGAGAAGTCATTGGGCAAGGATGTAACACTGACTGAAATCAGGAAGTCTGTGGACAAGACGCCGTCAGCTCGGGAACTCCCTCCTCATCAGGTAGAACTGCATCCGTACGCAACATTACACCCGAATCCACCACAAAGCTTAGTGGGCGGATTAGATTCCTGTCAGATTACGATAACACCTCGTATCGTGGAATCTATATTAACCAATGACGGTCAGGTCATTACTAAGAGGAAATCAAGGGAGTCTCTGTCTAGAAAGTCTTCTGAATCTACGATTGACACTGATGATAAAATGGCGATGGCGACTATTGAGAAAATAAAGTCACCACCTGTTCATCAAAACGTGTCACCAGCCGTTTCTGCTACTTCCGCGCCTGTTGCTATCAAGTCTCCCGAAGTGACGCCGGTCGAGACGGAAGCTTTACCACCTCCTGTAGAGAGTATCAAGGCTGTAGAAGACACGGCAGAAACTAAGGTTGAAAGCGCGAAAGTAACGGAACCTAAAAAGGATGAAGAGGACGATAAAGAAGTAGTTACGCCTTTAACTGTTGTTGAACAGATTGAACCTGTAGTCCCACCTGAGGAGAAGGTAGAGGTAGAAGTAGAGAAAATGGAAATAGATGAGAAACAACAGGAGAAGACGGAGGAAAAGCCTGAGGAGGCTACAGACATCAAAGAAGATGTTGAAGAACCTAAACCAGAGCCAGTTGAAGTTAAACCTGAGGAAATCAGACCTTTGAAGAGTCCAAGGCCGAAATCAGCGAGGAATTCTATAGAATCTCAGCCAGGGCCGAGCAACGCGTTCAACGAAACGCCTGAAAGTCAGAAACGTAAAGAAAACGTGCTTAGAACTTTAGGCTTGTTGACACACAAAGCGGCAAAGGAAGCTAAAATTGAAAAGTTGAAGGAAAAGGAGAGGATATATGGGTCGaatttgtttatgaataagaataaGGCTAAATCTAGTGGGGGAGAGTCTTCTGGGACTTTGAAAACTGTGATAAAGTTGAATAGAGGGGGAGATAAGAAGAAACATAGGAGTTCTTTGAAGATGACGTTTCAGAAGAGCAAGTATCGCAGCGGGAAGCCGACGCCGGAGGTCGGGGAGGCTCCCGTCGAAGACGATGCTTACTACACCATTGAGAGGCGCGAG GGTGCAGCTGGCGCGGCGTGTGACGGTGGGCACAGAAAGACTCATTACAGTAACCGTCTTAACAGCCATG ACCCAGAGGCAGCTCCTGAACCGGTAGAGCCTAAAGAGACATTAAACCTGGTGATCCCGGAGAAGGCGTCTTCGTTCAGCATCCACCCTGGGCGGCTGTGCATGGACCAGTGCTTCTACTGCGGCGGCAAGTTCGGCTTGTATGATACTCCGTGTCATATTGCGCAGATTAAGAGCTCGGCTAGACAGAAGAAGGTTTTAGAca ATGAGGAGAAGTTGACAATAGACAGTTGTCTATGCGACGCGTGTTACCGTCACGTCGACCGGCGAGCCAACTGTCCTTCGTACCGCAAGCGACCGCTCGGCAAGCAACCGCTGGCTGCTGGCGAACAACCTATGCAGACATCGCCGACGCATAT CAGTCAATCAGAGAAGCCGGCCAGCCCGCCTTTAGAAGAGGACAGTGAAGATGAGCCACAGGCGCCGGGCACGGGCGCCGCGGGCCGCGTGTCGCTGTGTCACACTGAAGCGTGCACTGTGGCCGCTGACCACTCTATACGGCGCAAGTGGCTCATTAAGATGAGGTCCAGTGTTAATAAACTG TTAAAGTTAAAGTGCGACTACCCGGGGCTGCACACGATCCCGCTGTGCGGCGAGCACTACCGCTGCCTGGCGCCGCTCATGGCCTGCGTGCTGTGTCGCCGCCGCCTCACCAAGCACCACAACGTGCACTTCATACACCAC GGCTACCTAGAATTGAACCCGCACTTGTCGGCGGCCGGCATCCCGGTGCAGTTCACGGAGCGGCCGGTGCTGTGCAAGGGCTGCCGGTACTACTGCACGCTGCTGCAGCGACCTGGACATAACGATCCCTTCGCCAAGACACATCGACGCAA ACTACTCCAAGCATACAACATAGAAGTGCCACCATCATCAGAGAACGAGACAGAGGAAGTGCAAGAAGACGGCAAACTAAAGAAGAAACAACGAGCCAAGTCTAAACAAAGAAACTCAACGGAACCGGACAACAGTGAGTCTTCAGAACGGACCAATGACAGCACTCCGGagaaagacaaacaaaaagACAATGAAAGTGATAAAGAACCACCTATTGAAGAAGATATCGAGAGCCTTATCTCTTCAAATAGAATCCTAGTACCGAATGCCAAGTCCGGAGAGTCAGCCCCACATAGTGACGGCTCAGAGGCTGAAGCTATGGATATGGAAGCACCTATCCTTCCTATAGACAAGCAGACAGAACTacagtatttattacaaaagcaAAACAACCCAGCACAGTTTCTACCCAAACCGAACTTGACAcaaaagcaaagaaatattttgaaaatacaaaacatgCCAGGTATACAAAAGCCTGGACAACACCATAGGATCAATGAGAAAAATGCTAAAAGAATACATAAGTTAGGACAAATTGTTgtacataaagaaaaaactagGAAGGAGGAGATCATAGACGAAGTTATGAAAGATGGTATGCCGATACTCAAGAATATCACTCTAAATGACGAATGTACTATAGAATCTATACCTAATAAACGACCAGCCGACATAAACACATTGAAAAACAAATGGCAGATGTCCGAAAGTTTCTCTCAAGTGAAGAAAAATCTTAGTGAACTATCCAAAAACAAGGACCATAAAAAGATTTCTGAAGTGAAATATTCTAATCCCGTTAAAAGATTGGAAACTAATCCGTCTATATCGGTCCGAGAATTGTTCCCTGGTGAGGAAGAAATGAATTTACAATGTAATATCGAGTTTAATAATGTGAAAGGTGTGACTCCTGAAGGCTGGGAGAAGTGTAATACTCTAATACAGTACGATGTTGAGACTAAGAAGCTATGGAATGAGTTACAAAGGCCATACGGCAATCAGTCTTCGTTCTTAAGACATTTGATCCTACTAGAAAAGTATTTTAGGAGTGGTGATCTCGTTTTATCACACAACGCATCTCCACACGCGGCGAATTACAGCGATTCTGTTCAAAGTAGACTCAGAGCTTACGACAATGTTGTAAACGACACGCCTAGACGTAGCGAACCTGCTATTAGTTTAATAGAGTTCAGGAAAAAACCTTCAATGAATGGTAAAAGTTTGTTGAAATCTAATCAGAATGATACAGAAAAGGATCATAAGAAGTTCATGCCGCCACCTGGAGCGTTACCTAAGGCTAAGTCGAAAGCTGAGAAGGCGAAATCGAAGCCTCTCCCTCCAGAACTAATAGCGATCAATACGCCTAACGCTCAAGGAAGGAAGGCGATTCAGAATGTGTTACACAACATTCAACAATTAGTTAAAGGGGTCTCTGCGTCGGATCCTACTGAGATCGCCGCAGCGCCTCTACCGGCGACTGTTGTGACTGCTAAGTTAGACCCACCTCCTAAGGAGAAGAAGGATACTCCTAAGAAAGATGAGACTCCTAAGAAGACGAAGACCACTAGCAAGCCGTGGCGGCCTACGCTTATGCCTATTACTCCT GAAAACCTCGCCAAGATCGCCCGGGAACCCACACAAGTGGCAGTAGACGGGCGCACCCTCCCCAGTCTCGTACAAGTCATGTCTGCCGGCAAGCGCTTCCACATAACTCTACAAGACTACAACAAAATGTGCATCATGAGACGAGAGAAACTGCAGCAGCTACAGGACGGAGAGAAGACCAAAAGACAGTCCACCGATGAGACCACAGTCGTCACGGAAATACAACCGTCTACGATGCTAGGAAACGGAGGCACTGTAGTCCAAAACATATCACCGGAAGATAAGAAAGAAGCCGCCGAACTTGGACAAATAGGAACCAACGCCGCGacaattttgaaaaatgttggGCTTAAGAATATTACTATAGCTCCCATCCCGCCGAAGACTGccacagtgacgtcacaaacgGTCGCGTCGCCTGTCGTATCGTCGCCATCTTTGCTCGTGACGTCAACGCCTATCAAAATCCCGCAGCTAGGCCCTGCTGTCTCTATAGTGAGTGAAACAGTGCTATCCCCGCCTGTGATTTCATCTCATAATATGATC